One window of the Melanotaenia boesemani isolate fMelBoe1 chromosome 14, fMelBoe1.pri, whole genome shotgun sequence genome contains the following:
- the LOC121653157 gene encoding testis-expressed protein 47-like: protein MDASGINTSFSFLWRNSKKEKDDRASLFHVVSSQMKEDVVIQQLLVVARLPLDGGGRTELGDYYGKLIFKLRTRLPLEKITGLLLIYPTCLLHVVEGSREALNSVLKDMARQPESALLDAKIVLVGHGLQSRLFKDWNYKVLEADQAASKAAVEGDEEQNTETLVCRVLSALQELKTHLAAGSFPGPVLDERTELIVSQNVLEKLLSQDDFMSPQQHLEIYSSPLNISGELGKVDPRSLFPDI from the exons ATGGACGCTTCAGGGATAAACACAAGTTTTTCGTTTCTTTGGCGAAACTCGAAGAAGGAAAAAGACGACAGAGCCTCTTTGTTTCATGTGGTTTCCAGTCAAATGAAAGAG GATGTGGTGATACAGCAGCTGCTGGTGGTTGCCCGGCTCCCCCTCGATGGTGGTGGGAGGACAGAGCTGGGAG ATTATTATGGAAAACTTATCTTTAAGTTAAGAACACGTCTCCCGTTGGAAAAGATAACGGGCCTGCTGCTGATTTATCCAACCTGCCTGTTACACGTCGTTGAG gGGTCAAGAGAAGCCctaaattctgttttaaaagaCATGGCTCGACAGCCAGAGAG TGCATTGCTGGACGCTAAGATCGTCCTCGTGGGTCACGGCCTTCAAAGCAGACTCTTCAAAGACTGGAACTACAAG GTGCTGGAAGCAGATCAGGCTGCTAGCAAGGCTGCGGTGGAAGGAGACGAGGAGCAGAACACGGAAACTCTAGTCTGCAGAGTCCTTTCAGCTCTACAAGAACTGAAAACACATCTGGCAGCAGGG tctTTTCCTGGACCAGTGCTAGATGAGAGAACGGAGTTGATCGTTTCTCAGAATGTTTTGGAGAAGCTTTTGAGTCAAGATGATTTTATGAGCCCACAGCAGCACCTGGAGATCTACAGCTCACCTTTAAACATCAGCGGGGAACTTG GAAAAGTCGATCCAAGATCCTTATTTCCCGATATTTAA
- the LOC121652989 gene encoding T-cell acute lymphocytic leukemia protein 2-like, protein MLHEAEHHLHNMNRDPESCIRMKQRATPYERSLSDGSPPGTVRRIFTNSRERWRQQNVNGAFADLRRLIPTHPPDRKLSKNEILRLALRYINFLDRLLLDQDLRGAPQSRDGSLVEEDEEVPSPSSSWHSSEEGDSDGLTEVQLQLLHLQTRYIWGQEEGPH, encoded by the exons ATGCTGCACGAGGCCGAGCACCACCTCCACAACATGAACAG agaTCCAGAGTCCTGCATCAGGATGAAGCAAAGAGCGACTCCATATGAGAGGAGCCTCAGTGATG GTTCCCCTCCTGGAACTGTCCGTCGGATCTTCACCAACAGCCGGGAGAGATGGCGGCAGCAGAACGTTAACGGGGCGTTTGCCGACCTGAGACGCCTCATCCCCACCCACCCTCCTGACAGGAAGCTCAGTAAGAACGAGATCCTGCGCCTCGCGCTCAGATACATCAACTTCCTGGACCGGCTCCTGTTAGACCAGGACCTGAGAGGGGCCCCCCAGAGCCGGGACGGGAGcctggtggaggaggatgaggaggtgcCGTCACCAAGCTCCAGCTGGCACAGTTCAGAGGAGGGAGACTCTGACGGTCTGACGGaggtgcagctgcagctcctccacctgcagaccaGGTACATCTGGGGCCAGGAGGAGGGGCCACACTGA